A single window of Paenibacillus sp. SYP-B4298 DNA harbors:
- a CDS encoding NAD-dependent epimerase/dehydratase family protein: MTEVLVTGATGFLGGYVARRLAKLGWRVTGMGRSLSAGRDLAEAGIAFVPGDLRDADAVHAACKGQRYVLHCGARSAPWGAYREFYGCNVDGTRHVVDGCHRQGVERMVHISTPSVYFDYRPRLGIRESDSLPRRPVNHYAATKLLSEQLALQAHGERLQTVVLRPRAIFGPGDQTLFPRLLKVNNGRGIPLLNKGEAWIDPTYVGNVADVMLLCCDAPAAAMGQVYHISGGQPMLFRELLSALFERLDIPLRTRSVSWEAVYAAAGLLELAHRLIPMLGEPLLTRFTAGSVAVSQTLDSSRAREQLGYEPQVSTLEGLERFARWWREQR; the protein is encoded by the coding sequence ATGACAGAAGTATTGGTAACCGGAGCGACCGGATTCTTGGGCGGGTATGTCGCCCGCAGGCTGGCGAAGTTGGGTTGGCGCGTCACAGGGATGGGACGGAGCTTGTCCGCAGGCCGCGACCTGGCTGAAGCGGGCATTGCCTTCGTCCCTGGCGATCTGCGTGATGCTGATGCTGTACACGCGGCGTGTAAAGGGCAGCGCTATGTCCTGCATTGCGGTGCACGATCCGCGCCATGGGGGGCGTATCGTGAATTTTACGGGTGCAATGTGGACGGGACACGCCATGTTGTAGATGGCTGCCACAGGCAGGGTGTCGAACGGATGGTGCATATCTCGACACCTAGCGTATATTTTGATTACCGTCCCCGCCTCGGCATTCGTGAATCGGACTCGCTGCCGCGCCGCCCTGTGAATCATTACGCGGCGACGAAGCTGCTGTCCGAGCAGTTGGCGCTGCAGGCACATGGCGAGAGACTGCAGACGGTTGTCCTCCGTCCGCGCGCGATCTTCGGGCCGGGCGACCAGACCTTGTTCCCGCGGCTGCTGAAGGTGAATAACGGCAGAGGCATTCCGCTGCTCAACAAGGGAGAGGCGTGGATTGACCCGACCTATGTCGGCAATGTGGCGGATGTGATGCTGCTCTGCTGCGATGCTCCGGCTGCAGCGATGGGGCAGGTCTATCACATCTCGGGCGGGCAGCCGATGCTGTTCCGTGAGCTGCTGTCCGCATTGTTTGAACGGCTGGACATCCCGCTTCGCACTCGCTCCGTATCGTGGGAGGCTGTATATGCGGCAGCAGGGCTTCTGGAGCTGGCGCATCGGCTGATCCCGATGCTGGGCGAGCCGCTGTTAACCCGCTTCACAGCCGGTTCGGTCGCCGTCTCGCAGACGCTGG